A single Candidatus Rubidus massiliensis DNA region contains:
- a CDS encoding hypothetical protein (putative conserved protein), with the protein MAKQIFTIGYSIHNIDTFIKMLKAFEIEQLVDIRSIPKSRNCPDYNKDEFAITLKKENITYYHLKELGGLRKPLKDSLNTGWNNNSFRGFADYMSSENFQGGLKKLMKLASSKKTVIMCAEGVPWRCHRSLITDALTLQGWEVFHIQSKKTAKPHSLTSFLIVKDGQLFYKN; encoded by the coding sequence ATGGCAAAACAGATTTTTACAATAGGATACTCCATCCACAATATTGACACTTTTATAAAAATGTTAAAGGCTTTTGAAATAGAACAACTAGTAGATATTCGCAGCATTCCTAAATCAAGAAATTGCCCAGATTATAACAAGGATGAATTTGCTATAACTTTAAAAAAAGAAAATATAACATATTACCATTTAAAAGAACTTGGAGGCTTAAGAAAACCGCTAAAAGACTCTTTAAACACAGGTTGGAATAACAACTCGTTTAGAGGTTTTGCCGATTATATGTCGTCAGAAAATTTTCAAGGAGGTTTAAAAAAACTTATGAAACTTGCAAGTTCCAAAAAAACTGTCATTATGTGTGCAGAAGGGGTACCATGGCGATGCCATAGAAGTTTAATTACTGACGCTTTGACTTTGCAAGGTTGGGAAGTTTTTCATATACAAAGTAAAAAAACAGCTAAGCCACATTCGTTAACATCATTTTTAATAGTTAAAGATGGACAGCTGTTTTATAAAAATTAA
- the bioF_2 gene encoding 8-amino-7-oxononanoate synthase 2 encodes MEPKLNKKEKEYSDSELQKYANIYEVHSFKELEKIVNKYGESLVKKTYNALTDNISRNTINVNGKELINFTGYNYIGMSGDPIVSQASMDAIKKYGTSVSASRAVSGEKPIHRKLEEKIAEFVGKEASVTFTAGHGANVSTIGHLFNKDDLIIHDSLIHNSSWLGTLLSGAKHIRFRHNDAKDLESILEKHRTRYKRALILTEGLFSMDGDIPDIPKYLELKKRYHTFLMVDEAHSMGVLGKTGRGISEYFAINPNEIDILMGTLSKSFGSCGGFVTGSKKFINFMKLSCPSFIYSAGMPPSNAAAALASIELLEKEPSRMTTLHERSQLLLKLLKKADLNTGECRDSPIIPVIVGSAVLAMTLSLQLEEHGIYALPLAYPIVKKGESRIRFFVNCTHTEEQIYYTVATLKQLIKNNKENLE; translated from the coding sequence ATGGAACCTAAGCTAAATAAAAAAGAAAAAGAATATTCGGATAGTGAATTACAAAAATATGCAAATATTTATGAAGTTCATTCGTTTAAAGAGCTTGAGAAAATCGTAAATAAGTATGGGGAGAGTTTAGTAAAAAAAACTTACAATGCTTTAACAGATAATATTTCACGAAATACGATCAACGTAAATGGCAAAGAATTAATTAACTTTACAGGCTACAATTATATAGGTATGTCAGGTGATCCAATCGTCAGCCAAGCATCTATGGATGCGATAAAAAAATATGGAACTTCCGTATCGGCAAGTAGAGCGGTCTCTGGTGAAAAACCCATTCATAGAAAATTAGAAGAAAAAATTGCTGAATTTGTTGGCAAGGAAGCAAGCGTTACATTTACAGCCGGACATGGCGCAAATGTTAGCACGATTGGTCATCTATTTAATAAAGATGATTTAATTATTCATGATAGCTTAATTCATAATAGTAGCTGGCTTGGAACTCTTCTTTCAGGAGCAAAACATATTAGATTTCGACATAATGATGCCAAAGATCTTGAGTCTATATTAGAAAAACATCGCACCCGGTATAAACGAGCTCTCATTTTGACGGAAGGGTTGTTTAGTATGGATGGCGATATACCAGATATTCCAAAATATTTAGAATTAAAAAAACGCTATCACACCTTTTTAATGGTGGATGAAGCGCATTCAATGGGCGTTTTAGGAAAAACAGGAAGAGGAATTAGTGAATATTTTGCTATCAATCCAAATGAGATAGATATTTTGATGGGGACATTGAGTAAATCATTTGGAAGCTGTGGTGGGTTTGTAACAGGAAGTAAAAAATTCATTAATTTCATGAAGCTTAGCTGTCCAAGTTTTATTTATTCAGCTGGTATGCCCCCCTCTAATGCGGCTGCAGCTTTAGCGTCTATTGAATTACTTGAAAAGGAACCTAGTAGAATGACCACTTTGCATGAAAGGTCACAGCTTTTGTTAAAATTATTAAAGAAAGCAGATTTAAATACCGGAGAGTGTCGAGATAGCCCAATCATTCCAGTTATAGTTGGAAGCGCGGTTCTTGCCATGACACTAAGTTTACAATTAGAGGAGCATGGGATTTATGCTCTTCCTTTAGCTTATCCAATTGTTAAAAAAGGGGAGTCTAGAATCCGTTTTTTTGTCAATTGTACTCATACAGAAGAGCAAATTTATTATACTGTTGCTACTTTGAAACAATTGATCAAAAATAATAAAGAAAATTTAGAATAA
- a CDS encoding 2OG-Fe(II) oxygenase superfamily protein, producing MMGMRGDFEKPDGLVFIPDFLSEREEQKLLSFIQHLSFNEFKLFDNLAKRTVKSFGYNYSFETRELTVGDPFPKELIDLSNLCAQVLDVPPYEIIQCLVSKYPPQATIGWHTDVLAFGSKVIGISLASPCVMRFQRKVNDKRKVFEIQLPPRSLYLLSKEARYKWQHSIPSTPALRYSITFRTLKN from the coding sequence ATGATGGGCATGAGAGGAGACTTTGAAAAACCAGATGGCTTAGTTTTTATTCCGGACTTTCTATCTGAAAGGGAAGAACAAAAGCTCTTATCTTTTATCCAACATTTATCCTTTAATGAATTTAAATTATTTGATAATCTTGCAAAACGAACAGTCAAATCTTTTGGTTATAATTATAGCTTTGAAACGAGAGAATTAACGGTAGGAGATCCTTTTCCAAAAGAACTCATCGATTTAAGCAATCTTTGCGCTCAAGTTTTAGATGTTCCACCTTATGAGATCATTCAGTGTTTAGTTTCTAAATACCCTCCCCAAGCTACGATTGGATGGCATACAGATGTTCTAGCTTTTGGATCGAAAGTCATAGGTATCTCTTTAGCTTCTCCTTGTGTGATGCGTTTTCAAAGAAAAGTAAACGATAAAAGAAAAGTTTTTGAAATTCAACTTCCTCCTCGATCGTTGTATTTACTATCCAAAGAAGCTCGCTATAAATGGCAACATAGTATTCCATCAACTCCAGCCTTAAGATACTCTATCACCTTTAGAACATTGAAAAACTAG
- a CDS encoding exosortase E/protease, VPEID-CTERM system has product MPLTTLIAIILLGISFLSLWIKRDPKIWGTTAAASVALGIIGGNITWVGLIFVIILSKLWFFYKYNPNIVSFIILICLSISFGLEFLPGYDPYFITPKFVIRIEVPLIGLFPLALLVPLAKTRRDWSFAIKEGLYFGLGGIALLAMLAIISQTAHWDFDFPSHMGIRTLSNLILTSIPEEGFYRGFIQRSICHYYKNTKLGNLIGLIIASLLFSISHLYWSPSIEILIFTFLAALLYGSVYLYSKKIESAILTHFLFNFIHMTFFSYEHE; this is encoded by the coding sequence GTGCCTCTGACAACTCTTATTGCAATTATACTGTTAGGAATTTCCTTCTTAAGTTTATGGATTAAACGCGATCCTAAAATTTGGGGAACAACCGCTGCAGCTTCCGTAGCATTGGGAATAATTGGCGGTAATATAACTTGGGTGGGCTTAATTTTTGTAATTATCCTTTCGAAGTTATGGTTTTTTTACAAATACAATCCGAACATTGTTAGTTTTATTATTCTAATATGTTTAAGTATTAGCTTTGGATTAGAATTTTTACCTGGCTATGATCCCTATTTTATCACACCTAAATTTGTCATTAGGATAGAAGTTCCTTTAATTGGATTATTCCCTTTAGCTCTACTAGTCCCTCTTGCCAAAACCCGACGAGATTGGAGTTTTGCTATTAAAGAAGGTTTATATTTTGGTCTTGGTGGAATCGCTTTACTCGCCATGCTTGCCATTATCAGTCAAACCGCCCATTGGGACTTTGACTTTCCCTCTCATATGGGTATCCGAACTTTAAGCAATTTAATTTTGACATCTATACCTGAGGAAGGATTTTATCGCGGTTTTATTCAAAGATCAATTTGCCACTATTACAAAAATACAAAACTTGGAAATCTTATCGGATTAATTATAGCTTCTTTATTGTTTTCTATAAGTCATCTTTATTGGAGTCCTAGTATAGAAATATTAATCTTTACTTTTCTTGCAGCTCTTCTTTATGGAAGTGTTTACCTATATTCTAAAAAAATTGAAAGTGCTATCCTCACACACTTTCTTTTTAATTTTATTCATATGACTTTTTTTTCTTATGAACATGAGTAA
- a CDS encoding ecdysteroid UDP-glucosyltransferase, giving the protein MRFSFICIGTYGDVVPYVALGAKLRQEGHEVIIGAHEHAKELCQKFSLAYYPIGGDLAKHTSKEEAKSLFEAKGLKKITAFFNVMLYLRKVLDIHLKDCRQATIDADVLIYHPAAFAGPHLAEFLKIPAIKMSLQPEILTSQHPSCLISMPKYLGKIGNLVGHFISQQFFWQIFRKKINQWRKSELNLSKTPFWRPTKYSNIKELVTFSPSLIKRPTDWHSSTGMVSFCRLKEGGRWTPSKQLIQFLEEAEKPLYLGFGSLTEAFPSATVNTIIEVFKEKKIKAIIPKNLPGLENILLPEHILAVDYIPHDWLFPKVSAVIHHGGVGTLSAGLYAGKATWVMPCIVDQFFFGQKTFEWGIGPKPLPKVQFTKKRFEDGLKDLLRNTSYTKNALKLQKRLDQEDGTQEAYQWIIQQLEVKL; this is encoded by the coding sequence ATGCGTTTTTCCTTTATTTGTATTGGCACCTATGGTGATGTTGTCCCCTATGTCGCTTTAGGAGCTAAACTAAGGCAAGAGGGTCATGAAGTAATCATTGGAGCACATGAACATGCCAAAGAGTTGTGTCAAAAATTCTCTTTGGCTTACTATCCTATAGGTGGAGATTTAGCTAAGCATACATCAAAAGAAGAAGCCAAAAGTTTATTCGAAGCGAAGGGATTAAAAAAAATAACAGCATTTTTTAATGTCATGCTATATTTACGAAAAGTTTTAGACATTCATTTAAAAGATTGTAGGCAAGCTACCATTGATGCTGATGTTTTGATTTATCATCCAGCAGCTTTTGCAGGGCCTCATTTAGCTGAATTTTTAAAAATACCAGCTATCAAAATGTCTCTTCAGCCAGAAATTTTAACAAGTCAACATCCATCTTGCTTAATTTCCATGCCTAAATATCTAGGTAAAATAGGTAATTTGGTAGGACACTTTATTTCCCAACAGTTTTTCTGGCAAATTTTTAGAAAAAAAATTAATCAGTGGAGAAAAAGCGAACTTAATTTGTCTAAAACACCTTTTTGGAGGCCAACAAAATACTCCAATATTAAAGAGCTTGTTACCTTTAGCCCAAGTTTAATTAAACGTCCTACAGATTGGCATTCGTCAACTGGGATGGTCAGTTTTTGTCGTTTAAAAGAAGGGGGGCGGTGGACTCCATCCAAACAATTAATTCAGTTTTTAGAAGAAGCGGAAAAACCTCTTTATCTTGGATTTGGCAGTTTGACAGAAGCCTTTCCGTCTGCAACAGTTAATACAATTATCGAAGTTTTTAAAGAAAAAAAAATTAAAGCTATTATCCCAAAAAATCTTCCAGGTTTAGAAAACATTCTTTTGCCAGAACACATCTTAGCTGTAGATTACATCCCTCATGATTGGTTATTCCCAAAAGTATCTGCTGTAATTCATCATGGAGGAGTCGGAACTTTATCGGCAGGTCTTTATGCTGGTAAAGCAACCTGGGTAATGCCATGTATTGTTGATCAGTTTTTTTTCGGACAAAAAACATTTGAATGGGGAATTGGTCCAAAGCCCCTTCCAAAAGTGCAATTTACGAAAAAAAGATTCGAAGATGGTTTAAAGGATCTATTGCGAAATACAAGTTATACAAAAAATGCGCTTAAGTTACAAAAAAGATTAGATCAAGAAGATGGTACACAAGAAGCGTACCAGTGGATTATTCAACAACTGGAGGTTAAACTATGA
- a CDS encoding LPS biosynthesis protein yields the protein MNYLKSVFFIFLLCLGFFFVISFKDPKKRLKTSRLLVNVERSAKFTAKDFEKQTSAKLVPIDLRNPYKSLYSFFLDFPLVVLSEPLDEKTVYNLARRFGYRYISFKEEELNEAIDLTQNALSSMPKYSSQIASLTKESSLEIYELLKKVDQIFTKQNIKYWATAGTLLGALRHGGLIPWDDDLDICIIDTDENKLNELKNLLEAEGLEIQFWKDIYKIYPKNGIAIEDIRNNGELFPFKYPFIDVFVVTLEKTCEHEDVYVHKSPIFYSVFNNEKYTFSQIENLQRISFGPVSIPVPEKPELFLNVVYGNKACPDLWKKYAIEPNWDHKHEKPTPFKGATFVEIDNFAPAPF from the coding sequence ATGAATTATTTGAAAAGTGTCTTCTTTATCTTCCTTTTATGTTTAGGATTTTTCTTCGTTATTTCTTTTAAAGACCCAAAAAAACGTTTGAAAACATCAAGGCTTTTAGTAAATGTGGAAAGGTCTGCTAAATTTACGGCTAAAGATTTTGAAAAACAAACATCAGCTAAACTCGTACCTATTGACTTAAGAAATCCTTATAAATCTTTATACTCTTTTTTCTTAGATTTTCCCTTAGTTGTACTATCTGAGCCATTAGATGAAAAAACAGTTTATAACTTGGCTAGGAGATTTGGTTACCGTTACATTTCGTTTAAAGAAGAAGAACTGAACGAAGCCATCGATTTAACTCAAAACGCCCTTTCTTCCATGCCAAAATATAGTAGCCAAATCGCTTCCCTTACAAAAGAAAGTTCTTTGGAGATATATGAATTACTAAAAAAAGTAGATCAGATTTTTACTAAACAAAATATCAAATACTGGGCCACAGCTGGCACATTACTTGGAGCTTTACGTCATGGAGGCTTAATCCCTTGGGATGACGACCTAGATATTTGCATAATAGATACAGATGAAAATAAATTAAATGAACTAAAAAATTTATTAGAAGCAGAAGGGTTAGAAATCCAATTTTGGAAGGATATCTATAAAATCTACCCTAAAAATGGAATTGCCATTGAAGATATACGCAATAACGGGGAACTTTTCCCTTTTAAATATCCATTTATAGATGTCTTTGTTGTCACATTAGAAAAAACTTGTGAACATGAAGATGTTTATGTACATAAATCACCTATTTTCTATTCCGTTTTTAATAATGAAAAATATACTTTTTCGCAGATCGAAAATTTACAAAGAATCTCGTTTGGACCAGTTTCTATTCCAGTTCCTGAAAAACCAGAACTTTTTTTAAATGTTGTTTATGGCAATAAAGCCTGTCCTGACTTGTGGAAAAAATACGCTATTGAACCAAATTGGGATCACAAACACGAAAAGCCAACCCCTTTTAAAGGGGCGACTTTTGTAGAAATTGATAATTTTGCACCTGCCCCTTTTTAG
- the bcr_2 gene encoding Sulfonamide resistance protein, producing the protein MNKEEIKFIFILFIITIPASIETDVYFPSFPDMMNFFQVRQSEIQKIVSWNLIGFSLACLIIGPLSDSYGRKKPLIISLMVFFIGSIFTIYSKEFNEMLFGRFLQGVGSGGTISLGTALIFDFYKEKKAITALNLLNFIVAIFLISAPIIGAYFNIHYGFRSNFVLIGGLVLFCLVISVFLFQETLPKNKRLPLKIPKLITNFQIIFSNINFWLLIIITSIIFGGYVAFLTQISILYVEEFGVSKQDFPLYQASLLACYLIGSFTCALFINKFSTLTIKKIGTIALGLTALAIVIYLFIEPSPKNPFIISFLIVPYALGFAWHQTPYMEELINLNPSFKGLVASFITSFRLLCTVLIVEVVARMYNSTIFPAYYTLLVIITLVTIITIVLEKRK; encoded by the coding sequence ATGAATAAAGAAGAAATCAAATTTATCTTCATCTTATTTATTATAACGATTCCGGCAAGTATAGAAACCGATGTGTATTTTCCAAGCTTTCCAGATATGATGAACTTTTTTCAAGTTAGACAAAGCGAAATTCAAAAAATTGTTTCTTGGAATCTTATAGGATTTAGCTTAGCGTGTTTAATCATTGGTCCTCTTTCAGATAGCTATGGAAGAAAAAAACCTTTAATCATTTCTTTAATGGTTTTTTTTATAGGTAGTATTTTTACAATTTATTCCAAAGAATTTAACGAGATGTTATTTGGAAGATTTTTGCAAGGTGTTGGAAGTGGTGGGACCATATCATTAGGTACTGCACTTATTTTTGACTTCTATAAGGAAAAAAAAGCAATAACGGCTTTAAATCTCTTAAATTTTATCGTCGCTATATTTCTTATATCTGCCCCTATTATAGGTGCTTACTTTAACATTCACTATGGCTTTAGATCAAATTTTGTCCTTATTGGCGGACTTGTTCTTTTTTGCCTAGTCATTTCTGTTTTCTTATTTCAAGAAACACTTCCCAAAAACAAGAGATTACCCCTTAAAATACCAAAATTAATTACCAACTTTCAAATTATCTTTAGCAATATTAATTTTTGGTTACTAATTATTATTACAAGTATCATTTTTGGAGGATATGTAGCTTTTTTGACCCAAATTTCAATACTCTATGTGGAAGAATTTGGAGTTTCTAAACAAGATTTTCCATTGTATCAAGCTTCCTTGTTAGCCTGTTATTTAATAGGTAGTTTTACTTGTGCTTTATTTATAAATAAATTTTCAACCCTGACCATAAAAAAAATTGGTACAATAGCTCTTGGATTAACGGCTCTTGCAATAGTAATTTACCTCTTTATTGAACCATCACCTAAAAATCCATTCATTATTTCTTTTTTAATTGTACCTTATGCATTAGGTTTTGCCTGGCATCAAACTCCCTACATGGAGGAGTTAATAAATTTGAATCCAAGTTTTAAGGGATTAGTGGCAAGCTTTATCACAAGTTTTAGGTTACTTTGTACGGTCTTAATCGTAGAGGTAGTCGCCAGAATGTATAATTCAACTATTTTTCCTGCTTACTATACCTTATTAGTAATTATTACTTTAGTTACTATTATCACTATTGTATTAGAAAAAAGAAAATAA